The following proteins are co-located in the Sulfurospirillum deleyianum DSM 6946 genome:
- a CDS encoding GGDEF domain-containing protein gives MLKQESITDGLTGLRNRRYFDQRISEEVALSRRYKLPLTLMLVDVDHFKKINDTYGHTVGDEVLKKLSQIILSVVRDSDIVARYGGEEIVIITPNTTKEDAGILAERLREKVEQTKVATIATTQEVVQVTISIGVCALSAVITDQEALLEESDQALYLAKKYGRNRVVISNW, from the coding sequence GTGTTAAAGCAAGAGAGCATCACCGATGGATTAACAGGGCTTCGTAATAGACGCTATTTTGATCAGCGTATCAGTGAAGAAGTCGCCCTTTCTAGGCGGTATAAACTCCCCTTAACCTTGATGCTTGTGGATGTGGATCATTTTAAAAAAATCAACGATACTTACGGGCATACGGTGGGTGATGAAGTGCTTAAAAAACTTTCACAGATTATTTTAAGTGTGGTAAGAGACAGCGATATTGTGGCACGTTATGGTGGTGAAGAGATTGTGATTATTACGCCTAATACCACGAAAGAAGATGCGGGTATTTTAGCCGAGCGCTTACGTGAGAAGGTAGAGCAAACCAAAGTAGCGACGATTGCGACCACGCAAGAAGTGGTTCAAGTGACAATTAGTATTGGGGTGTGTGCGCTAAGTGCTGTGATTACAGATCAAGAAGCCTTGTTAGAAGAGAGTGATCAAGCACTTTATTTAGCCAAAAAATATGGTAGAAATAGGGTGGTAATCAGTAATTGGTAA
- a CDS encoding NAD(+) kinase, whose product MKITHHTHPLTTIKTVGLVCKPNDTSLLAYVCEIQSALKRHGVQMLIEEKSAHMLAMDGVSFEHMCLQSDLLISLGGDGTLISLCRRSFAYHKPVLGIHAGQLGFLTDIQTDEMSHFIEGLFNGNYRIDTRMMLEISLHVKGKIEKIVAFNDIVLSRSKISHMSTIKAYVDGKLFNSYYGDGLIVSTPTGSTAYNLSAGGPVVYPLTEALILTPICPHSLSQRPLVLPVDFEIAFESDGDTVIVVDGQDTYQMNEIERVCVRSAKQGAQLIHSLDRDYFDILKKKLHWGHL is encoded by the coding sequence ATGAAAATAACTCATCATACTCATCCTTTAACGACTATTAAAACTGTAGGACTTGTTTGCAAGCCTAATGATACTTCCTTACTTGCGTATGTCTGCGAGATTCAAAGCGCCTTAAAACGCCATGGTGTGCAGATGCTCATAGAGGAGAAGAGTGCGCATATGTTAGCAATGGACGGTGTCTCTTTTGAGCATATGTGCCTTCAAAGTGATTTGCTTATCTCTTTAGGTGGCGATGGAACATTGATTTCGCTCTGCCGTAGAAGCTTTGCGTATCACAAACCTGTTTTGGGTATTCATGCGGGGCAGTTAGGATTTTTAACGGATATTCAGACCGATGAAATGAGTCATTTTATTGAGGGACTGTTTAACGGGAATTATCGTATTGATACACGCATGATGCTGGAAATTTCTTTACATGTAAAAGGTAAAATTGAGAAAATTGTTGCTTTTAATGACATTGTTCTCTCCCGCTCTAAAATTTCCCATATGAGTACGATTAAAGCGTATGTCGATGGAAAGTTATTTAACTCTTATTATGGTGATGGGTTGATTGTCTCAACACCGACAGGCTCAACCGCTTACAATCTCTCCGCCGGAGGTCCTGTGGTCTATCCTTTGACGGAAGCTTTAATTTTAACACCGATTTGCCCTCATTCACTCTCTCAAAGACCGCTGGTGTTACCTGTTGATTTTGAAATTGCGTTTGAGAGTGATGGTGATACGGTGATTGTGGTGGATGGTCAAGATACGTATCAGATGAATGAGATTGAGCGAGTGTGTGTGCGTAGTGCTAAACAAGGCGCACAGTTAATTCATAGTTTAGATCGAGATTATTTTGATATTTTGAAAAAGAAATTGCATTGGGGGCATCTGTGA
- a CDS encoding adenylate kinase gives MKKLFLIIGAPGSGKTTDASLIAEKNSETIAHYSTGELLRDEVASGSELGKTIDSYVSAGNLVPLDIVINTIVGAIKNSPKDIILIDGFPRSDEQMKALDAILANETTVKLVSVIEVEVSEQVACDRVLGRARGADDNVQVFNNRMKVYTEPLAGIQAFYGAKNLLHKINGERTIEEIVFEMEAFVKSHI, from the coding sequence ATGAAAAAACTGTTTTTAATTATTGGTGCACCAGGCAGTGGCAAAACAACCGATGCGAGTTTGATTGCTGAAAAGAACAGCGAAACCATCGCACACTATTCAACAGGCGAATTACTTCGTGACGAAGTCGCAAGTGGCAGTGAGCTAGGCAAAACGATTGATTCTTATGTCAGTGCTGGTAATCTTGTACCTTTGGACATTGTAATCAACACCATTGTAGGTGCTATTAAAAACAGTCCTAAAGATATTATTCTCATTGATGGTTTTCCTCGTTCAGACGAGCAAATGAAAGCATTAGATGCTATTCTTGCGAATGAAACAACTGTTAAACTCGTTTCTGTTATTGAAGTTGAAGTGAGTGAACAAGTAGCGTGTGACCGTGTTTTAGGTCGTGCACGTGGAGCAGATGATAACGTTCAAGTTTTCAACAACCGTATGAAAGTCTATACAGAGCCTTTAGCTGGTATTCAAGCCTTTTACGGAGCAAAAAATCTCCTTCATAAAATCAATGGCGAACGCACCATCGAAGAGATTGTCTTTGAGATGGAAGCCTTTGTAAAAAGCCATATCTAA
- the aspS gene encoding aspartate--tRNA ligase encodes MRSHYCTDLDVANIGEIVEVCGWANSHRDHGGVIFIDLRDKSGLVQLVCDPEDSTKAHEIASSIRDEFVLKAKGRVRARGEGLENPRLKTGKIEIVVDELIVENASETVPFVIGDNNVGEDVRLKYRYLDLRNAKAYEIFKLRSKATVAVRNSLDAQGFLEVETPILTKSTPEGARDYLVPSRVHNGEFYALPQSPQLFKQLLMCAGFDRYFQVAKCFRDEDLRADRQPEFTQIDIEMSFCNQEDVMKVTENLLRDVFKACGYEISIPFNRIRFKEAMEKYGSDKPDLRYDLSMIDVIDIFANCKNEIFSNIAKDTKKNRIKALKVPNGDNIFSKRQMQSFEEYVRKFGAQGLGYFQMKEDGLKGPLTKFFEESDLQKIVDAADLHVGDAIFFGAGEKKVVLDYMGRFRIFLAEQMNIIPKDVFEFVWVVDFEMFEVENGKVKALHHPFTMPKDIDNTPIDEMESIAYDIVLNGVELGGGSIRIHKKEIQQKVFKLLGIDDEEAHEKFEFLLDALKYGAPPHGGLAIGLDRMMMLITKSESIRDVIAFPKTQKAQCLLTRAPSEVESDQLRDLGIRLREKSK; translated from the coding sequence TTGAGAAGTCATTATTGTACAGATTTAGATGTCGCCAACATTGGCGAGATTGTAGAAGTGTGTGGTTGGGCAAATAGTCATAGAGATCACGGTGGTGTCATTTTTATTGACCTTCGTGACAAGTCAGGGCTTGTACAACTGGTGTGTGACCCAGAAGATAGCACAAAAGCGCATGAAATTGCTTCATCTATCAGAGATGAATTTGTGCTTAAAGCAAAAGGCCGTGTGAGAGCCAGAGGTGAAGGATTAGAAAATCCACGCCTTAAAACAGGCAAAATCGAAATTGTGGTCGATGAACTGATTGTTGAAAATGCCAGTGAAACGGTTCCTTTTGTGATTGGAGATAACAATGTTGGAGAGGATGTTCGTCTTAAATATCGTTATTTAGACCTTCGTAATGCCAAAGCCTATGAAATCTTTAAACTGAGAAGCAAAGCTACGGTTGCGGTGAGAAACTCTTTGGATGCCCAAGGCTTTTTAGAAGTTGAAACGCCTATTTTGACCAAATCCACGCCTGAGGGTGCACGGGATTATCTCGTACCAAGCCGTGTTCACAATGGAGAATTTTACGCCCTTCCTCAATCCCCTCAGCTTTTCAAACAACTTTTAATGTGTGCGGGTTTTGATCGCTACTTTCAAGTAGCAAAATGTTTTCGTGATGAAGACTTACGAGCGGATCGTCAACCTGAATTTACCCAAATTGATATTGAGATGAGCTTTTGTAACCAAGAAGATGTCATGAAAGTAACCGAAAATCTTTTACGTGATGTCTTTAAAGCCTGCGGTTATGAAATTAGCATCCCCTTTAATCGTATTCGTTTTAAAGAAGCGATGGAAAAATACGGCTCAGACAAACCAGACCTTCGTTATGACCTTAGCATGATTGACGTCATCGATATTTTTGCAAACTGTAAAAATGAGATTTTCAGCAACATTGCCAAAGATACAAAGAAAAACCGCATTAAAGCACTCAAAGTTCCTAATGGCGATAACATCTTCTCAAAACGCCAAATGCAAAGTTTTGAAGAATATGTTCGCAAATTTGGCGCACAAGGCTTAGGCTATTTTCAAATGAAAGAAGATGGGCTAAAAGGTCCTTTAACCAAATTCTTTGAAGAGTCTGATTTGCAAAAAATTGTGGATGCAGCAGATTTACATGTAGGCGATGCTATCTTCTTTGGTGCAGGTGAAAAGAAGGTTGTTTTAGATTATATGGGACGCTTTCGTATCTTTTTAGCGGAGCAAATGAACATCATTCCTAAAGATGTGTTTGAGTTTGTTTGGGTGGTTGATTTTGAGATGTTTGAAGTTGAAAATGGTAAAGTAAAAGCGCTTCACCATCCATTTACCATGCCAAAAGATATCGACAATACCCCGATTGATGAGATGGAATCCATTGCCTATGATATCGTCTTAAACGGTGTGGAACTGGGTGGCGGAAGTATTAGAATTCACAAAAAAGAGATTCAACAAAAAGTATTCAAACTTTTAGGCATTGATGATGAAGAGGCGCATGAAAAATTTGAATTCTTACTGGATGCTTTAAAATACGGCGCTCCTCCACATGGTGGTTTGGCAATTGGTTTGGATAGGATGATGATGCTTATTACCAAAAGTGAGAGTATTCGTGATGTTATCGCCTTCCCAAAAACCCAAAAAGCACAATGTCTACTCACACGAGCACCGAGTGAAGTGGAGAGTGACCAGCTTCGAGATTTAGGTATTAGACTTCGAGAAAAATCAAAATAA
- a CDS encoding YajG family lipoprotein — protein MKRLFFIALSLLLFSGCAYKNEPLTLASYKSEYKGPLARDHKTIYLRSVKDLRVKKNVIGYIDQKGGDTIHFLSNENFAEKYTEGLGYALNLAGFNTDATKSEATFVVEVAIKDIELVYNDKNFDANLKGEIEIEVIVRKGDEMITQNFRQKGSKWMAPSFNSKDLEPFLYALFADSIDQIVTRLIRM, from the coding sequence ATGAAACGCCTCTTTTTTATCGCTCTTTCCCTGCTACTTTTTAGCGGATGTGCGTATAAAAATGAACCATTGACCCTCGCGTCTTACAAATCAGAATACAAAGGTCCTCTTGCACGAGATCACAAAACCATCTATCTGCGTAGTGTGAAAGATTTACGGGTAAAGAAGAATGTGATTGGCTACATTGATCAAAAAGGTGGCGATACCATTCACTTTTTGAGCAATGAAAATTTTGCAGAAAAGTACACAGAAGGGCTAGGCTATGCCTTGAATCTCGCAGGATTTAATACCGACGCCACCAAAAGCGAAGCAACGTTTGTTGTCGAAGTAGCGATTAAAGATATTGAACTCGTTTACAATGACAAAAACTTTGATGCCAATCTCAAAGGCGAAATTGAAATAGAGGTAATTGTACGTAAAGGTGATGAGATGATTACCCAAAACTTCCGCCAAAAAGGAAGCAAATGGATGGCACCTTCTTTTAATTCTAAAGATTTAGAACCCTTTTTATACGCTCTTTTTGCGGATAGCATTGACCAAATCGTCACACGTCTTATTCGTATGTAA